A genome region from Tolypothrix sp. PCC 7712 includes the following:
- a CDS encoding AI-2E family transporter: MNLGQWIGLIAIVLSLYILWQIKEVLLLMFAAVVLASTLNRLARWFQRWGIKRGFAVLIAVGIFFALIVGFFWLIVPPFTAQFHELTYRVPQGLERLNSWVNAMKTQVPAQLVPYIPDLDSLIQQAQPFINKLVGNSFAFVSGSLEALLKILLVLVLTGMLLANPLAYRRVFVRLFPSFYRRRVDGILNQCETSLEGWIIGALIAMGVVGLMSVIGLSALGVKAALALAVLAGFLNLIPNLGPTMSVVPAMAIALLDAPWKAVAVLILYFFIQQAESNFITPVVMAHQVSLLPAVTLISQLFFVTFFGFLGLFLALPLTVVAKIWLQEVLIKDVLDEWGNSHQKEAELVIVSNSPGVDDPWEADSPHNDVERTTDDAWQEKD, encoded by the coding sequence TTCTACCTTAAATCGTCTAGCGCGATGGTTTCAACGTTGGGGAATCAAACGTGGTTTCGCCGTACTTATCGCCGTAGGTATATTTTTTGCTTTAATAGTCGGCTTTTTCTGGTTGATTGTACCGCCTTTTACAGCACAGTTTCACGAACTGACTTATCGAGTTCCCCAAGGTTTAGAACGCTTAAATAGTTGGGTGAATGCGATGAAAACTCAAGTTCCCGCTCAACTAGTACCTTATATTCCAGATTTAGACAGTCTGATCCAACAAGCACAGCCATTTATTAATAAGCTAGTAGGAAACTCTTTCGCTTTTGTCTCTGGTTCATTAGAAGCGCTCCTCAAAATTTTACTTGTGCTGGTTTTAACGGGGATGTTATTAGCTAATCCCCTAGCTTATCGCCGAGTATTTGTGCGTCTTTTCCCCTCATTTTATCGGCGGCGGGTAGATGGAATTTTGAATCAGTGCGAAACTTCCTTAGAAGGATGGATAATCGGTGCGCTCATTGCAATGGGTGTAGTGGGATTGATGAGCGTTATCGGCTTGTCGGCTTTAGGTGTGAAGGCGGCTTTGGCTTTAGCAGTTTTAGCAGGCTTTTTAAACTTGATTCCCAACCTTGGCCCGACAATGAGTGTAGTTCCTGCAATGGCGATCGCACTTTTGGATGCACCTTGGAAAGCTGTTGCTGTCTTGATTCTCTACTTTTTCATCCAGCAAGCTGAAAGTAATTTTATTACACCAGTTGTCATGGCTCATCAAGTTTCCTTACTACCAGCTGTGACATTAATTTCTCAGTTATTTTTTGTGACATTCTTCGGTTTTTTAGGACTATTTTTAGCTCTACCTCTCACTGTTGTGGCGAAGATTTGGCTACAAGAAGTTTTGATTAAAGATGTTTTAGATGAATGGGGAAATAGCCATCAAAAAGAAGCTGAATTAGTTATCGTTTCTAACTCGCCAGGGGTAGATGATCCTTGGGAGGCAGATAGCCCACATAATGATGTAGAACGGACAACTGATGATGCTTGGCAAGAAAAAGATTAG